From the Asterias amurensis chromosome 1, ASM3211899v1 genome, the window tatatACATCTTGAATACTCTGTATTAGAATAAGAAATATTTACAGGGACTCAGCAAAACTTTCTCCTAATTAAGTAATTCCTCTTTTAGCATCTGAATTGACTAAACAACATAGTATTGTCTAACACATCAAAACATGCTAAACAACTACTGATAACACTTTAATAAGTATatatttgtacatgtttttgGCTTGATATTACACTACTAAGGAAATCAAGTAATTAAAAGAATTATACAGTTGCACATTCACATAATATACAGAATTTATATATACACAAACCTACTTGTATATACACAATACACAAACCTAgttgaaatgaaaaataaagtaaattgTATCTATATAGGGAAAAACTTCAGAGTTTGTATTACAGCCAATCTTCAAGAAAACATTTCTCAATTAACAACTTATTCTACATGTACTATTTTTCTGTTGACACATGAAATTGTTACCGCCTACATCAAATCAGGACTTGAAATACTACAGGAGTACATAATCTTAACCCACCATAGCATAAACAATTGTCAAAAACAGTTAATTGCttgacattttgaccctagcatAAATTTTCTTGAAAGCTTAAGTGCTAGAGTCGAAAAATCAggacattaactatttttttgcattactACCGTTTTTTgttgataagcagtttgcaacagctaacctTAGCAACAGCTAATCTACTTTCTCATAAAcaattgtaaaaacattttctaaaatatttctctttttttaagaaacaggtgcacaaactgaagaattttaaCCTGATATCAAAATACAATTGGGACAAacttttaaactgattttttaCCCTGTTATAATAGCGTCTTCCACTTGAAGGTCATTGCAACAAAGTCAAACTAATTTGTCTTCGTGTACCCAACTTTTAATACTTCACAAAAGGAACTACTTTTTTGagacattttaaaaaataaattcagcAACAGATTATGATTTGTTCTGTAACTTTTAATGAAgctcttttttatttatttcagttcATCTAAGAGAGATAGCCAAGGTCTAGTACACCTCAGGTTGATGCTTCCTGCGCCGTGTTGGAGATACTGATCTTGATCGAGCCCGCCGAGTTGTGCCGACCAAGGCCGAGGCTTCCTCATAACCTTGCCTGAATCCTCTCTCCATGTTTTGCAGGCTCTCATCGAGGCCATAAGCCGTGATGGCATGTGAGTGGTGAGCCTGGATCAGCTTCTCCAACCTAGAGATGATCTCGTAGTCTGGGACAGCCAAGGTGGTGATATCCATGCCCAGCATGCGGGCTATGACCTGCCTGAAGTCCACCAGCTGCCTCTCCCGTCGCTGCACCTCGATCAGCAGAGCCTTGGTGGCCTGGAGGTCCTCACTAAGGGCCTTGACTGAATGCTCCGCCCGTTGGTGAAGCTCATTGGCCTCGTGCTCTGTAAATTCTAGCTCCTGTTTCATGCCGGCGATCTTTCGAGCTTGTTTGTCCTTTGTCTTCTCCATCTTATCTAGGGACTTCTCAAGTTCGTCAATGCTGTTGAATTGGTGCATTGAGGTCAACTACAaggaagaaacaaaatttaaattaaccATCAACGAAATTACTGACTAAAAAGGCACTATAAGTTTAGCAGTCAAATACCACAAGATGAGGTAGAGTTGTGGTTGCGGAACAATTATTGAATTATTCAGAGTCAAAGTGAAAGGCGTGTGTTTGAAAGAGGCTACACTTTTGCATATTGGCATATGATGAAATTGCATGGATGCAGATGATGGCTCCAAAAATCCAGGCAATGTTATCTAAAAAATGTACAGTACTGAGCTCATCAGTCTTCTTTCTTAACCAACCTTGAGGTTGCTGACGTCCAACATCTGAGCCTTCATGTCAATGATCAGCCTCTTGGCAGTGCTCAGTTCCCCCTTCAGCCTGTCGTTCTCCTTCAGTATCTTACGCCGGCTCCACTCTGTGTCGTCTCGCTCCTTCTGGAGGGATGACCGCCCCGCTAGGCTCTCCTCCAGCTGGGTGATCTTCTTCCTTAGTAGATCGAGGTGAAGATCTTTGCTCTCCAGTTGCTGCTTCATTGTCTTCAGCTTGCGCTGGAGGCTGTAGACGTGGGTGGTCTTGTCCGCCAGGCCATCTCCTTCGTTGCGCACCAGCTGCTCAGCGCGGGCGATGATTGCATCTCCATTCAGATCAAATCCAAGGTCGAGGGCAATGGTCTCTAGTTTCATCACAGCCGCTACCTTTTCAAGGAACGCCATGTACTGGATATAAAAAAACAGTCAACAAACACTTGATTAATGAAAAACACAACATGTCATTTGCATTTCGAGGGAGTACAACACCATCTCTGACACTTTGAGGATGTCTCCTtgttccagaaaatgttcaaaatcaCCAGTGCACTTGAAAGCTTCAGTTAATTGCAAGCAATGAGAAAGTTTAGGAGGCTAGGTTGGATCAGTCTCACCAGGTTGGGAGAAGATGACAGAAGTGGTATGAGATTGGTGATGTTTTGTGGAGCATGGCCATTGACGGCTTTATAAGGAGCCAAGTTTGAAACGAGTGTAATACTGCACTGGCAACCAGTGTAGAATTTGAAGAGCTAACATAATAGTTTCTAGGTGCGGtgatgatttttaaaaatcataGGCTCTTCTAAACAAAATAGAAATGGGCAATCATTCTCACAGCGAACTTGACCCCCCAAATAGACCTCCATAAAGGTCTACCATCTTGCTCTCAATCTCACCTTTTGCCTCTCTGCTCTTAAGTTGTCCAAGAGGACTCCGTCAGTAGCCAGGCTCGTCTCAACCTGTTTGAGGCGGGCCCTTTGATCTACAAAGTCATCCTGAGCTTCTTTGGCACGTTTGATGGCAGCCTGGTGCAGGTTGGCTTGGCTGTCCAGCTGTTCAGTCAAGCTCTTGATCTTTGTCTCCATTAGACTAACATGCTATTTAATAGAAAAGaacagattgatattgttttaggtGTGCAATCAGATAGTTACATAAAGCCGCACTGCAAACCCTTATATTTCTCAGACTTGCTTGGACTTCAAtaattattgaaaataaattttaatgAAGCAACAAAAGGTTTATCGAGATACCTTGGCACAAACAGGGAACAAGACTTTCAGACAAAGCAACAGATAAGATTATTTTGTCTTATCTTGATTCATTGTGAAAGTTCATCTTTTCTTATATTCCCCCCACAAATTTCTTGCCTTTTCTTGAATTTCGTCTAGCTTTTAAATAATTCATTACCAGCAATAAGGGTATAtgattttgaggcattgcatggtgaggtatcaatgtttagttggtttgcggtaacttAATGAGAAAATATCTACCCAGCTGTGCAAATAGTTTTTGTTAGAACTTGTTTTGCCATTCCTCaaccacaaacttgattttgaaATTCGGATGGACTTCTAGCTCTGCAAAGAACTGTCCTGGATTTTAGATAGTACACAGGGGTAGGAAAATCCATTGGGACTACTACTGAGTGGATCAGGGGAACTTCTCATGATTTACTCCAGTGCACTCCGTGAgtaaattggtctcaactttTTGACTATCTTGCTCCACTGAATCAAAATAATATGATTCTTACCGTAGAATTTTCACTGGCATCAATCTGCAGCTGCTTGATTCTCTCCTTGATTGAGTCTTCCCTCGTATCACATGAACTCAGACTATTGCCTCTCGACAGCAGCAAAGCCAACGACTCCCTGAAGGATTTCAACTCTGACTTGGCCACGTCGGCCTCGTACTTCAGCTCCTTGGCCTCCTTCCCCAGACTGGTCATCTTATTCTCGTGGTCGTTCAGCTCGTGCTGGGTGCTGTCCCAGGCGCGTCGGCTGGCGTTCATGCGTTCCTTGAGGAGAGAATTCTCTCGCTCCAGCTCGTTGCGGATCTGAAGGGCAGCATCTCGTTCCTGCAGATTGAGTCGGGATAACGTTTATTTTGGTACATAGAGTTGACCCAATGCCAATGTTGGGGATAACTTGATAAAGATATTCAGTATCACCTTTGGTATGCAAAGTGTTAAGTGCACGGCCCTAACactctttttaaataaaaaacttttaaaaaaagacaTCAGGCAAATTGGGTCAATTGCTATTCTTGTTTTCGTCCAACCCAAATTGATGTAACAAAATTGAAGTAGGATGGATTTGCTCTATCTTGgataataatcatcatcattattgaTGATCCCTCTAGAACAttcagaaaacaaacacaatattcATCTCGTCTTTTTCCTGTACTCACCAATCTGAATTTTTccaccattttgtttgtgtcCATATTATTCCTCTGGTCTCTGTTCATCTCGGCCACCAGGCGTTGGATTGTCTCACGGCTTGCCTTGGATTCCAATTCACTGCTATGGATATTCTCTTCCAGGGTCGCCAGCTTGCCTCTCAAGGTCAGGTTCTCTTGGCTGAGCCCAGACACCTATGAGGGAAATCAAGTAAGATTTTAGTTAAATATGTTTGAAGGAGTACCTTTAtcatcttcacaatttttttatactttactgctaaaaaaattatcagcaGAAGAAATTATGGTGGTTGAAGTTTAGATATACATATGGTGAGAgtataatttggttttaaacTTGACACCAATGCATAttaggcactgtatactcagtatatGCCCCGTTCTGTGAAATAAACGTCTGATGGCAAATCACTCGAGTGGGCTTgtaacccacgacctttgcattgctagagcacaTGTCTTATCGCTAgaatacacattggtgtaagggtaaaaaccaaataacattgtctatccctgatgcaaaaaaaataatggttaggGAATTAGCGTTCTCACTAGACCttttcaaaaatacaaaaaaaatgaaaacaaacttagCACCAACCTTCCTGGCAATCTCCTCTGGTGCCTGATCCTCGGTGTTAATGATTCCCTGCAGGTTCAAGAACACATCGTTGTACTTCCTCTCCCACGTCTGTGTCCGCCTCTCTGCGTCTTCTCTCTCCTGAAGAAGCTTCCTGACCCTGGCTTCCAGCTCCAGCACCTTGCCCTGCTGGTGCTTTGCGTCGCTCTGGAGAGTCTCGATGGTGTACTGCCCTCTTGCTTGAACCTCCTCTACGCTTCCCGTCTCCAGCTGCATGTCACCGATGCGGGCTCTCAGGGATAAGATGAGAGAAGACTGGCGAGAACTCTCTCCGTTGAGTCGCTCTATTTCTCCATTCAGCTCTTTCAACTGAATGTCCCGGGAGAGAAGCTTGGTCTTAGTGTCGTCAAGCTGAAGGGAAAAAATTTAACAATTCCAACTATTACTTGAAAAGCCAAGTCCACATTTACACATTGCTCTGATATATTAAATAAgataagtacatgtatgattttaACACATATTCTTTTAAACTATTCAACTAGTTAAGACAACACTCACAAGAAACATAAgtataaaataatacttttaaatTTTAGGAGGGTGTCAATACCTGAAAAATCCTTATACGAGCTGTGGTCTgtagtgggattcgaactagGATTGACAGAGGTAAAATGACagggaaagaaaaaaccacgCAGCCGACCTGATTGATCCCCTATATAGGCTCAATAAAAGCAGAGATACCcaaataaatgtgtatttgaTTGTGGACTTTCTCGAACCATTACAAGCATTTGACTCTAATTAAGTTTAAGTTAAAagaaaagttaatggcctgctGTTTGGACttaagcagagtctttctcaaaggctaaataagTTTAAGTGACTTACGTCTTCAACCAGTTGTTCATTCCTCAGCTGCAACTTAGCCAGTGTTGTAGATTCATATGAGGATCTTAAGATGGATTCTCTTGGATGCATCATGTCATACTGCAAACCAATCAATAAAGTTTAACACATTAAACTTTAAACTTAACCATTGCCAATACCAAACACGTCAAAATCCAACagcatattttgtttgattctgtttgACTGAGAACTGCATTAATAAGGCaaagtaataaaaaacaaaacatagatTGATCCTCCCAGCTTCCATCCTCCTTGGAGGCCAAATCcgtttcaaaaatatttttattttatttttgctttcCTCCAAACTGAATTTCCCAAGCATTTTTGCTTCATCTTGGGACCATTTATTTTTGACAACTTTTTAATTTACCAATAACATAAAGGCAGCAAATTTTCGGTATGGCTCTTTCCTCCTTGAAAAAATAATTCAACCTTTAAATCTTTTTGAAAAGAATCGAACAATTGGATGATCAACTGGATTGGGTTAGAGTTAGGGAAGGATCCTAGTAAGACAATCAAGGGGAGTTAGGAATACACTGTTATGTTAAAATTAATTCTAACCATTCTATTgtaatatctcatttgagtaaattaaataacaaattgttTAACAACGAATTAAAAGTCTTGCCTAAGTTTACTTGGTATACACAGTACTGGAAATGAATTTTGAGTAGAATATTTACCTGTTCATCGAACGAAACATGTTTCCTGTGTTTTGGGGTACTCAGATcagctctgaaaaaaaaaataaaaaaaattaggaTACATTAGTTATAACAAATTATATCTCAACAGTGACTGAAACAATGCAAAATTGACAAAGCGGAGGCTATCATGCCTTGATATCTCATTTCTAAACTGAAACAAATGTGTATCATAAAATATGCATTTTAGTATTTCTGCTTTGTTTCTATCCCCAATCAAGACTACAGATACTTTAACAATCAATCATTCACAATATTATGAATTGAATTGTGCAGCactttgtgacttttttgtgacatggaaaatgttttcataaataaattgtaataatatTAAGATTTATATAGACAACCTAGCCTTACgaataaaacacaattttaagggcCAGTCAATGTAAAATatatttccctttaaaaaaaattaattcaaatttaacatattttttagaaaacacacgcacatacaattttaaaacataaaattacATGATTTTAGTTTTAACATACCTTGATAAATCCTGGATTAACTTGTCCTTCTTCTCCAGTTCACTTTTAAACAGCTTCACCTGGTCATTCAACTGCAATAAAATtaacacatacaaaaataatccatcataaaataattattgcgcACTACATAAAGTATACTGCAAGCGTAACGTACAATGCATAtggccaaaaacaaaaatacataacaAACCCTGACCTAAATGATCAATATGACCTCCACTGATGCATGCCCCAAGGTCTTAGATGGGGGAGATGATAATAATTGTTGCTAAGGAACCGCACAGGGACAATCAGAGTAACTGACATACTCAGCTTTTAATTTTCCAGCGACGGCTGTGTGCAGATGATATGCGTGGCTTTGCTCTTTGGGACACGAAGTGCAACGCATTTTTAGGCTATTAAAGCATTGCTACATAATAAAGCTGTTTAAATATTGAGTGAAGTTATGAATTGAATTGGCTTATCTACATTCTATGATCAGATTACAGTGTTGGTTTTATGGTGGATGCAACAATTATCATTTAATTCCCAACTACAGTGGACAGTCCTTTAAAACTAAATATTTAGGGCATTAAATTTGGCAGAGTGTGAGGAGTGACATGTGAATACATTCCTTCCATTCAGCAATCAGCATAGAGCATAGTCTTGTCCCAAGAAGATATTACTCGATATTGAATAGTGTACTGAGCTCAGTTGTAAATCGTTAGAGCCAGATAGCGCGTCTCCTTTGACTGGGGCACTTGACTGGCAGGCTTGAAATCTAAACTAGTCTGCGCCAGACTAGTTTAGATTTCAAGCCTGCCAGTCAAGCTCTCTCGTCAAAGGAGACGCGCTATAGCGATTTACAACTGAGCgcagtacactatccaatatcgagCAATATCGTCTTGGGACAAGACTACATAGAGCAAGGTCAAAACATTCAGTTATCTCCTCCCTCAATGTCAGCAACCGcttgtaatttttattattattattattattcatggtttattaaaaacattcaaatgagttGCCATAGGCAAAATTAGATATTGAATTAACAAAATTTAcaggtaaaacaataaaattacagaCATATCAAAATTTAGGTTTGCATTGTACTTTGGTACTTTGGTACGTGGCATTTTGGTTCATGgcattttttttagtgaaagtaaattttgacaaaaatttgcAGCTTTAAAACCTTTCAGGTACTAAATTTTGGTCCAAATACACAGAGTCAGAAAAACATATTCTTAGCAAGAAAGCATTGAGTTATCAGTT encodes:
- the LOC139936739 gene encoding coiled-coil domain-containing protein 170-like; protein product: MSLYGRKSPTGLPRISSAGRPLDRGLLLLDEEIERLRHNRSAPPAGASHSASGFAPSPPPGKKILQDLNDQVKLFKSELEKKDKLIQDLSRADLSTPKHRKHVSFDEQYDMMHPRESILRSSYESTTLAKLQLRNEQLVEDLDDTKTKLLSRDIQLKELNGEIERLNGESSRQSSLILSLRARIGDMQLETGSVEEVQARGQYTIETLQSDAKHQQGKVLELEARVRKLLQEREDAERRTQTWERKYNDVFLNLQGIINTEDQAPEEIARKVSGLSQENLTLRGKLATLEENIHSSELESKASRETIQRLVAEMNRDQRNNMDTNKMVEKFRLERDAALQIRNELERENSLLKERMNASRRAWDSTQHELNDHENKMTSLGKEAKELKYEADVAKSELKSFRESLALLLSRGNSLSSCDTREDSIKERIKQLQIDASENSTHVSLMETKIKSLTEQLDSQANLHQAAIKRAKEAQDDFVDQRARLKQVETSLATDGVLLDNLRAERQKYMAFLEKVAAVMKLETIALDLGFDLNGDAIIARAEQLVRNEGDGLADKTTHVYSLQRKLKTMKQQLESKDLHLDLLRKKITQLEESLAGRSSLQKERDDTEWSRRKILKENDRLKGELSTAKRLIIDMKAQMLDVSNLKLTSMHQFNSIDELEKSLDKMEKTKDKQARKIAGMKQELEFTEHEANELHQRAEHSVKALSEDLQATKALLIEVQRRERQLVDFRQVIARMLGMDITTLAVPDYEIISRLEKLIQAHHSHAITAYGLDESLQNMERGFRQGYEEASALVGTTRRARSRSVSPTRRRKHQPEVY